A portion of the Punica granatum isolate Tunisia-2019 chromosome 7, ASM765513v2, whole genome shotgun sequence genome contains these proteins:
- the LOC116213641 gene encoding uncharacterized protein LOC116213641 — MGKPKITSWEKMKKNMRVAFLPYNFHQIMYQRLQNLRQGSRSVDDYTNEFYQLVARNEFQETEDQLVARYIGGLRVQLQDTVNLFDLVSMSSAHQRALIFERQQKRVSSGVTSGGVSVGGTVGLSELAVVVLFLDVRRGLPTLGRAVSGQNASSVESPDIVFIEGGGEEPEFDEEEEIVIGDGVPNLVVRRSCMTLRAADEDWLPVQKLGLRTEPHLKSYKLAWLKKGGEEELHEAEFIFVLVGREVVEEGLTTSNTIQPGASLPNRPHYKMSPAEHEELRRQVEELVSKGFIWESISPCAVPAASSAQEGWILACVVVYFDDILIYSTNPEQHLTRLCEVLSVIRCEKLYAALKKCVFMRSEVLFLGYVVSADELRVDSSKVEGGRFEWTEGAEAAFLKIKERLTTAPILVLPDFQQPFELHSDASKLHSQDKVSAHHASWVAYLERFTFVVKYANRVANALSGRRSVLSRMTVEVPGFNSFAELLKVDLDFYVALARVRTGERTEYVLHDGFLFMGNQLCIPDCSLRIHIIQQLHGEGHVGRDRTLQLVQTSYFWSTICKEVEKYVHRYKVCQVSKGTATNAGLYMPLSIPAQPWVDISMDFVLGLPRTQRGNDSVYVVIDRFSKMTHFIPCKKTTDTMRVAQLYFREGHLFSEPFLAEPLEDDEHSTELQYDLSPADIWVVYFVTPRGPLDLLPASDKTRVHEKAADFVHGLQEIHETVQHNLEKAAMKYKTVADRKRRHVKFKVDDFVWAVLTNDRFSANDYHKIAARKIGDSSDYDDLKANYLHPGENDAADDVTNRYLEKNI, encoded by the exons ATGGGTAAACCTAAGATCACATCCtgggagaagatgaagaaaaatatgaggGTTGCCTTTCTGCCTTATAACTTTCACCAAATCATGTACCAACGCCTGCAGAACCTAAGGCAGGGCAGTAGGTCGGTGGACGATTACACCAACGAGTTCTATCAGTTGGTTGCTCGTAACGAGTTTCAGGAAACCGAGGATCAGCTGGTGGCGAGATATATTGGCGGGCTGAGAGTGCAGCTACAGGACACGGTCAATTTGTTCGACCTTGTTAGCATGTCTTCTGCCCATCAAAGGGCCCTGATTTTCGAAAGACAGCAGAAGCGAGTGAGTAGCGGGGTGACAAGTGGAGGTGTTTCCGTTGGAGGAACGGTGGGGTTGTCTGAGCTGGCGGTGGTAGTGCTATTCTTGGATGTCCGACGAGGCCTGCCAACATTGGGCCGAGCGGTATCGGGCCAAAATGCTTCAAGTGTGGAGAGCCCGGACATCG TTTTTATAGAGGGCGGCGGTGAAGAACCCGAGTtcgacgaggaggaggagattgTGATAGGGGATGGGGTGCCCAACCTGGTGGTGAGGAGGTCTTGTATGACTCTGAGAGCTGCGGACGAAGACTGGCTGC CCGTGCAGAAGTTGGGCCTGCGAACTGAGCCACATCTCAAATCGTATAAGCTGGCATGGCTAAAGAAAGGTGGTGAA GAGGAGTTGCATGAGGCAGAGTTTATATTTGTTCTCGTGGGCAGGGAGGTTGTGGAGGAGGGCCTTAC GACATCCAACACCATTCAGCCCGGTGCGTCCCTTCCAAACAGACCACACTACAAGATGAGCCCGGCTGAGCATGAGGAGTTGAGGAGACAGGTGGAGGAGCTAGTATCAAAGGGGTTCATTTGGGAGAGTATAAGCCCGTGTGCCGTCCCGGCGGCTTCTAgtgcccaagaaggatggatcctGGC GTGCGTGGTCGTGTATTTTGATGACATCTTGATCTATAGCACCAACCCCGAGCAGCATCTGACCCGCTTGTGCGAAGTACTCTCTGTCATTCGATGCGAAAAACTCTATGCTGCATTGAAGAAGTGTGTTTTTATGAGGTCGGaagttctttttcttggttatgTTGTTTCTGCTGACGAGTTGAGAGTTGATTCGTCCAAGGTCGAG GGCGGCAGATTCGAGTGGACTGAGGGTGCAGAAGCTGCATTCTTGAAGATTAAGGAGCGTTTGACAACCGCCCCAATTCTTGTCCTGCCTGATTTTCAGCAGCCCTTTGAGCTGCATTCTGATGCATCGAAG CTCCACAGCCAAGATAAGGTGTCAGCCCATCATGCATCATGGGTGGCTTACCTGGAGCGTTTTACTTTCGTGGTCAAGTACGCTAATCGTGTTGCTAATGCTCTTAGTGGAAGGCGTAGCGTTCTGAGTAGGATGACAGTTGAGGTACCTGGTTTTAATTCTTTTGCTGAGTTGCTTAAGGTCGACCTCGATTTTTATGTCGCACTTGCTAGAGTTCGAACTGGAGAGAGAACGGAGTACGTGTTGCATgatggttttcttttcatggGTAATCAGCTCTGTATCCCTGACTGTAGTTTGAGGATCCACATTATTCAGCAACTACACGGCGAGGGTCATGTGGGGAGAGATAGGACTTTGCAGCTGGTCCAGACATCGTATTTCTGGTCTACGATTTGTAAAGAAGTTGAGAAGTACGTGCATCGCTATAAGGTTTGTCAAGTGTCTAAGGGTACTGCAACTAATGCGGGGTTGTACATGCCTCTGTCGATTCCAGCGCAGCCATGGGTGGATATCAGTATGGATTTCGTCCTCGGCTTGCCTCGCACTCAGCGAGGCAATGATTCTGTATATGTGGTCATTGACAGGTTTTCCAAGATGACACACTTTATTCCGTGCAAGAAGACCACTGATACTATGCGAGTTGCTCAGTTGTATTTTCGGGAG GGACACTTGTTTTCTGAGCCATTTCTGGCGGAGCCTCTAGAAGATGATGAACACTCAACTGAACTTCAGTACGACTTATCACCCGCAGACATATGG GTGGTGTACTTCGTTACTCCCAGAGGTCCCCTTGATCTGTTACCCGCGTCGGATAAGACCAGGGTCCATGAAAAGGCAGCTGACTTCGTTCATGGGTTGCAAGAGATTCATGAGACGGTGCAGCATAATCTGGAAAAGGCTGCCATGAAATACAAGACTGTTGCTGATCGAAAGAGAAGGCACGTGAAGTTTAAAGTTgacgattttgtttgggctgtccttaccaatgatcgattttctgctaaTGACTACCACAAGatcgctgctagaaagattg gtgatagctcAGACTATGATGATTTGAAGGCGAATtatctccacccaggggagaatgatgcggcagatgACGTGACAAATCGGTACCTGGAGAAAAACATATAA
- the LOC116215713 gene encoding WUSCHEL-related homeobox 1 isoform X4, translating to MWMMGYNDGGDLYMADSCNGRKLRPLIPRPISAAATPNGGGGPGITSPPTGFGRPHHGGMASEQSKREFNPQHQVVVSSRWNPTPEQLRTLEELYRRGTRTPSADQIQHITAQLRRYGKIEGKNVFYWFQNHKARERQKRRRQMESDDHQNINGSVPHEIETLGRKESEAGGAEGASKTVFGVDHHHHQTNKNTTNNSSNNWASPMNCSTLAEETAPSTVHKTVKAAGGVLEHKSSSFEQHHQWMKIDDAGDHPPQCRRSVNDMWQMMQHHQQSFPPPPATHLINTPRMDPKLTDSNKSPSNHHLTRFLIAPPPPPPPFYSIRPYHEEIFINSHLHNVSDEDEGDQEDDGEYENSQTLQLFPLRSGDSYANEKETEMSVSAINSFVAHPHQFFEFLPLKN from the exons ATGTGGATGATGGGGTACAATGATGGAGGGGACCTCTACATGGCCGACTCATGCAATGGCCGTAAGCTTCGACCCCTCATCCCGAGGCCCATCTCTGCAGCGGCCACTCCAAATGGCGGCGGCGGCCCTGGGATCACCTCTCCGCCGACGGGCTTTGGCCGCCCTCACCATGGTG GAATGGCGTCGGAGCAGAGCAAGAGGGAGTTCAATCCGCAGCATCAGGTCGTGGTGAGCTCGCGCTGGAACCCGACACCGGAGCAGCTGCGGACCCTTGAGGAGCTGTACAGGCGGGGGACCCGGACACCCTCGGCTGACCAAATCCAGCACATCACTGCGCAGCTCCGGCGGTATGGGAAGATTGAGGGCAAGAACGTCTTCTACTGGTTCCAGAATCACAAGGCAAGGGAGCGCCAGAAGCGACGCCGCCAGATGGAATCGGATGACCACCAGAACATAAATGGCAGCGTACCCCACGAGATTGAAACCCTCGGAAGGAAAGAATCAG aagcAGGAGGAGCAGAAGGGGCAAGCAAGACAGTGTTTGGAGTTGATCATCATCACCACCAGACCAACAAGAATACCACCAACAATAGCAGCAACAACTGGGCATCTCCTATGAACTGCAGTACACTAGCAGAG GAAACTGCCCCCTCTACTGTACACAAGACAGTGAAAGCCGCGGGAGGAGTACTAGAGCACAAATCGTCATCATTCGAGCAGCACCATCAGTGGATGAAAATCGACGATGCCGGAGATCATCCACCGCAGTGCAGGAGGAGCGTCAACGACATGTGGCAGATGATGCAGCACCATCAACAAtcttttcctcctcctcctgccaCCCACCTCATTAACACTCCAAGAATGGACCCAAAGCTTACTGATAGTAATAAGTCCCCTAGTAATCACCATCTGACAAGATTCCTAATAGCACCTCCTCCACCCCCACCACCATTTTATAGCATTAGACCCTATCATgaggaaatttttataaactCCCACCTCCATAATGTCAGCGATGAGGACGAAGGCGATCAGGAAGATGACGGCGAGTATGAGAACTCCCAGACGCTCCAACTTTTCCCGCTTCGGAGCGGAGACAGCTATGCCAATGAGAAGGAGACGGAGATGTCGGTCTCGGCCATTAATAGCTTTGTCGCCCACCCTCACCAATTCTTCGAGTTCCTTCCTTTGAAAAATTAG
- the LOC116215713 gene encoding WUSCHEL-related homeobox 1 isoform X6 — MWMMGYNDGGDLYMADSCNGRKLRPLIPRPISAAATPNGGGGPGITSPPTGFGRPHHGMASEQSKREFNPQHQVVVSSRWNPTPEQLRTLEELYRRGTRTPSADQIQHITAQLRRYGKIEGKNVFYWFQNHKARERQKRRRQMESDDHQNINGSVPHEIETLGRKESAGGAEGASKTVFGVDHHHHQTNKNTTNNSSNNWASPMNCSTLAEETAPSTVHKTVKAAGGVLEHKSSSFEQHHQWMKIDDAGDHPPQCRRSVNDMWQMMQHHQQSFPPPPATHLINTPRMDPKLTDSNKSPSNHHLTRFLIAPPPPPPPFYSIRPYHEEIFINSHLHNVSDEDEGDQEDDGEYENSQTLQLFPLRSGDSYANEKETEMSVSAINSFVAHPHQFFEFLPLKN; from the exons ATGTGGATGATGGGGTACAATGATGGAGGGGACCTCTACATGGCCGACTCATGCAATGGCCGTAAGCTTCGACCCCTCATCCCGAGGCCCATCTCTGCAGCGGCCACTCCAAATGGCGGCGGCGGCCCTGGGATCACCTCTCCGCCGACGGGCTTTGGCCGCCCTCACCATG GAATGGCGTCGGAGCAGAGCAAGAGGGAGTTCAATCCGCAGCATCAGGTCGTGGTGAGCTCGCGCTGGAACCCGACACCGGAGCAGCTGCGGACCCTTGAGGAGCTGTACAGGCGGGGGACCCGGACACCCTCGGCTGACCAAATCCAGCACATCACTGCGCAGCTCCGGCGGTATGGGAAGATTGAGGGCAAGAACGTCTTCTACTGGTTCCAGAATCACAAGGCAAGGGAGCGCCAGAAGCGACGCCGCCAGATGGAATCGGATGACCACCAGAACATAAATGGCAGCGTACCCCACGAGATTGAAACCCTCGGAAGGAAAGAATCAG cAGGAGGAGCAGAAGGGGCAAGCAAGACAGTGTTTGGAGTTGATCATCATCACCACCAGACCAACAAGAATACCACCAACAATAGCAGCAACAACTGGGCATCTCCTATGAACTGCAGTACACTAGCAGAG GAAACTGCCCCCTCTACTGTACACAAGACAGTGAAAGCCGCGGGAGGAGTACTAGAGCACAAATCGTCATCATTCGAGCAGCACCATCAGTGGATGAAAATCGACGATGCCGGAGATCATCCACCGCAGTGCAGGAGGAGCGTCAACGACATGTGGCAGATGATGCAGCACCATCAACAAtcttttcctcctcctcctgccaCCCACCTCATTAACACTCCAAGAATGGACCCAAAGCTTACTGATAGTAATAAGTCCCCTAGTAATCACCATCTGACAAGATTCCTAATAGCACCTCCTCCACCCCCACCACCATTTTATAGCATTAGACCCTATCATgaggaaatttttataaactCCCACCTCCATAATGTCAGCGATGAGGACGAAGGCGATCAGGAAGATGACGGCGAGTATGAGAACTCCCAGACGCTCCAACTTTTCCCGCTTCGGAGCGGAGACAGCTATGCCAATGAGAAGGAGACGGAGATGTCGGTCTCGGCCATTAATAGCTTTGTCGCCCACCCTCACCAATTCTTCGAGTTCCTTCCTTTGAAAAATTAG
- the LOC116215713 gene encoding WUSCHEL-related homeobox 1 isoform X2: MWMMGYNDGGDLYMADSCNGRKLRPLIPRPISAAATPNGGGGPGITSPPTGFGRPHHGGTDVFSLNPNHIGMASEQSKREFNPQHQVVVSSRWNPTPEQLRTLEELYRRGTRTPSADQIQHITAQLRRYGKIEGKNVFYWFQNHKARERQKRRRQMESDDHQNINGSVPHEIETLGRKESAGGAEGASKTVFGVDHHHHQTNKNTTNNSSNNWASPMNCSTLAEETAPSTVHKTVKAAGGVLEHKSSSFEQHHQWMKIDDAGDHPPQCRRSVNDMWQMMQHHQQSFPPPPATHLINTPRMDPKLTDSNKSPSNHHLTRFLIAPPPPPPPFYSIRPYHEEIFINSHLHNVSDEDEGDQEDDGEYENSQTLQLFPLRSGDSYANEKETEMSVSAINSFVAHPHQFFEFLPLKN; this comes from the exons ATGTGGATGATGGGGTACAATGATGGAGGGGACCTCTACATGGCCGACTCATGCAATGGCCGTAAGCTTCGACCCCTCATCCCGAGGCCCATCTCTGCAGCGGCCACTCCAAATGGCGGCGGCGGCCCTGGGATCACCTCTCCGCCGACGGGCTTTGGCCGCCCTCACCATGGTGGTACCGATGTTTTCTCACTGAACCCCAATCATATAG GAATGGCGTCGGAGCAGAGCAAGAGGGAGTTCAATCCGCAGCATCAGGTCGTGGTGAGCTCGCGCTGGAACCCGACACCGGAGCAGCTGCGGACCCTTGAGGAGCTGTACAGGCGGGGGACCCGGACACCCTCGGCTGACCAAATCCAGCACATCACTGCGCAGCTCCGGCGGTATGGGAAGATTGAGGGCAAGAACGTCTTCTACTGGTTCCAGAATCACAAGGCAAGGGAGCGCCAGAAGCGACGCCGCCAGATGGAATCGGATGACCACCAGAACATAAATGGCAGCGTACCCCACGAGATTGAAACCCTCGGAAGGAAAGAATCAG cAGGAGGAGCAGAAGGGGCAAGCAAGACAGTGTTTGGAGTTGATCATCATCACCACCAGACCAACAAGAATACCACCAACAATAGCAGCAACAACTGGGCATCTCCTATGAACTGCAGTACACTAGCAGAG GAAACTGCCCCCTCTACTGTACACAAGACAGTGAAAGCCGCGGGAGGAGTACTAGAGCACAAATCGTCATCATTCGAGCAGCACCATCAGTGGATGAAAATCGACGATGCCGGAGATCATCCACCGCAGTGCAGGAGGAGCGTCAACGACATGTGGCAGATGATGCAGCACCATCAACAAtcttttcctcctcctcctgccaCCCACCTCATTAACACTCCAAGAATGGACCCAAAGCTTACTGATAGTAATAAGTCCCCTAGTAATCACCATCTGACAAGATTCCTAATAGCACCTCCTCCACCCCCACCACCATTTTATAGCATTAGACCCTATCATgaggaaatttttataaactCCCACCTCCATAATGTCAGCGATGAGGACGAAGGCGATCAGGAAGATGACGGCGAGTATGAGAACTCCCAGACGCTCCAACTTTTCCCGCTTCGGAGCGGAGACAGCTATGCCAATGAGAAGGAGACGGAGATGTCGGTCTCGGCCATTAATAGCTTTGTCGCCCACCCTCACCAATTCTTCGAGTTCCTTCCTTTGAAAAATTAG
- the LOC116215713 gene encoding WUSCHEL-related homeobox 1 isoform X5, which produces MWMMGYNDGGDLYMADSCNGRKLRPLIPRPISAAATPNGGGGPGITSPPTGFGRPHHGMASEQSKREFNPQHQVVVSSRWNPTPEQLRTLEELYRRGTRTPSADQIQHITAQLRRYGKIEGKNVFYWFQNHKARERQKRRRQMESDDHQNINGSVPHEIETLGRKESEAGGAEGASKTVFGVDHHHHQTNKNTTNNSSNNWASPMNCSTLAEETAPSTVHKTVKAAGGVLEHKSSSFEQHHQWMKIDDAGDHPPQCRRSVNDMWQMMQHHQQSFPPPPATHLINTPRMDPKLTDSNKSPSNHHLTRFLIAPPPPPPPFYSIRPYHEEIFINSHLHNVSDEDEGDQEDDGEYENSQTLQLFPLRSGDSYANEKETEMSVSAINSFVAHPHQFFEFLPLKN; this is translated from the exons ATGTGGATGATGGGGTACAATGATGGAGGGGACCTCTACATGGCCGACTCATGCAATGGCCGTAAGCTTCGACCCCTCATCCCGAGGCCCATCTCTGCAGCGGCCACTCCAAATGGCGGCGGCGGCCCTGGGATCACCTCTCCGCCGACGGGCTTTGGCCGCCCTCACCATG GAATGGCGTCGGAGCAGAGCAAGAGGGAGTTCAATCCGCAGCATCAGGTCGTGGTGAGCTCGCGCTGGAACCCGACACCGGAGCAGCTGCGGACCCTTGAGGAGCTGTACAGGCGGGGGACCCGGACACCCTCGGCTGACCAAATCCAGCACATCACTGCGCAGCTCCGGCGGTATGGGAAGATTGAGGGCAAGAACGTCTTCTACTGGTTCCAGAATCACAAGGCAAGGGAGCGCCAGAAGCGACGCCGCCAGATGGAATCGGATGACCACCAGAACATAAATGGCAGCGTACCCCACGAGATTGAAACCCTCGGAAGGAAAGAATCAG aagcAGGAGGAGCAGAAGGGGCAAGCAAGACAGTGTTTGGAGTTGATCATCATCACCACCAGACCAACAAGAATACCACCAACAATAGCAGCAACAACTGGGCATCTCCTATGAACTGCAGTACACTAGCAGAG GAAACTGCCCCCTCTACTGTACACAAGACAGTGAAAGCCGCGGGAGGAGTACTAGAGCACAAATCGTCATCATTCGAGCAGCACCATCAGTGGATGAAAATCGACGATGCCGGAGATCATCCACCGCAGTGCAGGAGGAGCGTCAACGACATGTGGCAGATGATGCAGCACCATCAACAAtcttttcctcctcctcctgccaCCCACCTCATTAACACTCCAAGAATGGACCCAAAGCTTACTGATAGTAATAAGTCCCCTAGTAATCACCATCTGACAAGATTCCTAATAGCACCTCCTCCACCCCCACCACCATTTTATAGCATTAGACCCTATCATgaggaaatttttataaactCCCACCTCCATAATGTCAGCGATGAGGACGAAGGCGATCAGGAAGATGACGGCGAGTATGAGAACTCCCAGACGCTCCAACTTTTCCCGCTTCGGAGCGGAGACAGCTATGCCAATGAGAAGGAGACGGAGATGTCGGTCTCGGCCATTAATAGCTTTGTCGCCCACCCTCACCAATTCTTCGAGTTCCTTCCTTTGAAAAATTAG
- the LOC116215713 gene encoding WUSCHEL-related homeobox 1 isoform X1, producing the protein MWMMGYNDGGDLYMADSCNGRKLRPLIPRPISAAATPNGGGGPGITSPPTGFGRPHHGGTDVFSLNPNHIGMASEQSKREFNPQHQVVVSSRWNPTPEQLRTLEELYRRGTRTPSADQIQHITAQLRRYGKIEGKNVFYWFQNHKARERQKRRRQMESDDHQNINGSVPHEIETLGRKESEAGGAEGASKTVFGVDHHHHQTNKNTTNNSSNNWASPMNCSTLAEETAPSTVHKTVKAAGGVLEHKSSSFEQHHQWMKIDDAGDHPPQCRRSVNDMWQMMQHHQQSFPPPPATHLINTPRMDPKLTDSNKSPSNHHLTRFLIAPPPPPPPFYSIRPYHEEIFINSHLHNVSDEDEGDQEDDGEYENSQTLQLFPLRSGDSYANEKETEMSVSAINSFVAHPHQFFEFLPLKN; encoded by the exons ATGTGGATGATGGGGTACAATGATGGAGGGGACCTCTACATGGCCGACTCATGCAATGGCCGTAAGCTTCGACCCCTCATCCCGAGGCCCATCTCTGCAGCGGCCACTCCAAATGGCGGCGGCGGCCCTGGGATCACCTCTCCGCCGACGGGCTTTGGCCGCCCTCACCATGGTGGTACCGATGTTTTCTCACTGAACCCCAATCATATAG GAATGGCGTCGGAGCAGAGCAAGAGGGAGTTCAATCCGCAGCATCAGGTCGTGGTGAGCTCGCGCTGGAACCCGACACCGGAGCAGCTGCGGACCCTTGAGGAGCTGTACAGGCGGGGGACCCGGACACCCTCGGCTGACCAAATCCAGCACATCACTGCGCAGCTCCGGCGGTATGGGAAGATTGAGGGCAAGAACGTCTTCTACTGGTTCCAGAATCACAAGGCAAGGGAGCGCCAGAAGCGACGCCGCCAGATGGAATCGGATGACCACCAGAACATAAATGGCAGCGTACCCCACGAGATTGAAACCCTCGGAAGGAAAGAATCAG aagcAGGAGGAGCAGAAGGGGCAAGCAAGACAGTGTTTGGAGTTGATCATCATCACCACCAGACCAACAAGAATACCACCAACAATAGCAGCAACAACTGGGCATCTCCTATGAACTGCAGTACACTAGCAGAG GAAACTGCCCCCTCTACTGTACACAAGACAGTGAAAGCCGCGGGAGGAGTACTAGAGCACAAATCGTCATCATTCGAGCAGCACCATCAGTGGATGAAAATCGACGATGCCGGAGATCATCCACCGCAGTGCAGGAGGAGCGTCAACGACATGTGGCAGATGATGCAGCACCATCAACAAtcttttcctcctcctcctgccaCCCACCTCATTAACACTCCAAGAATGGACCCAAAGCTTACTGATAGTAATAAGTCCCCTAGTAATCACCATCTGACAAGATTCCTAATAGCACCTCCTCCACCCCCACCACCATTTTATAGCATTAGACCCTATCATgaggaaatttttataaactCCCACCTCCATAATGTCAGCGATGAGGACGAAGGCGATCAGGAAGATGACGGCGAGTATGAGAACTCCCAGACGCTCCAACTTTTCCCGCTTCGGAGCGGAGACAGCTATGCCAATGAGAAGGAGACGGAGATGTCGGTCTCGGCCATTAATAGCTTTGTCGCCCACCCTCACCAATTCTTCGAGTTCCTTCCTTTGAAAAATTAG
- the LOC116215713 gene encoding WUSCHEL-related homeobox 1 isoform X3: MWMMGYNDGGDLYMADSCNGRKLRPLIPRPISAAATPNGGGGPGITSPPTGFGRPHHGGTDVFSLNPNHIGMASEQSKREFNPQHQVVVSSRWNPTPEQLRTLEELYRRGTRTPSADQIQHITAQLRRYGKIEGKNVFYWFQNHKARERQKRRRQMESDDHQNINGSVPHEIETLGRKESGGAEGASKTVFGVDHHHHQTNKNTTNNSSNNWASPMNCSTLAEETAPSTVHKTVKAAGGVLEHKSSSFEQHHQWMKIDDAGDHPPQCRRSVNDMWQMMQHHQQSFPPPPATHLINTPRMDPKLTDSNKSPSNHHLTRFLIAPPPPPPPFYSIRPYHEEIFINSHLHNVSDEDEGDQEDDGEYENSQTLQLFPLRSGDSYANEKETEMSVSAINSFVAHPHQFFEFLPLKN; encoded by the exons ATGTGGATGATGGGGTACAATGATGGAGGGGACCTCTACATGGCCGACTCATGCAATGGCCGTAAGCTTCGACCCCTCATCCCGAGGCCCATCTCTGCAGCGGCCACTCCAAATGGCGGCGGCGGCCCTGGGATCACCTCTCCGCCGACGGGCTTTGGCCGCCCTCACCATGGTGGTACCGATGTTTTCTCACTGAACCCCAATCATATAG GAATGGCGTCGGAGCAGAGCAAGAGGGAGTTCAATCCGCAGCATCAGGTCGTGGTGAGCTCGCGCTGGAACCCGACACCGGAGCAGCTGCGGACCCTTGAGGAGCTGTACAGGCGGGGGACCCGGACACCCTCGGCTGACCAAATCCAGCACATCACTGCGCAGCTCCGGCGGTATGGGAAGATTGAGGGCAAGAACGTCTTCTACTGGTTCCAGAATCACAAGGCAAGGGAGCGCCAGAAGCGACGCCGCCAGATGGAATCGGATGACCACCAGAACATAAATGGCAGCGTACCCCACGAGATTGAAACCCTCGGAAGGAAAGAATCAG GAGGAGCAGAAGGGGCAAGCAAGACAGTGTTTGGAGTTGATCATCATCACCACCAGACCAACAAGAATACCACCAACAATAGCAGCAACAACTGGGCATCTCCTATGAACTGCAGTACACTAGCAGAG GAAACTGCCCCCTCTACTGTACACAAGACAGTGAAAGCCGCGGGAGGAGTACTAGAGCACAAATCGTCATCATTCGAGCAGCACCATCAGTGGATGAAAATCGACGATGCCGGAGATCATCCACCGCAGTGCAGGAGGAGCGTCAACGACATGTGGCAGATGATGCAGCACCATCAACAAtcttttcctcctcctcctgccaCCCACCTCATTAACACTCCAAGAATGGACCCAAAGCTTACTGATAGTAATAAGTCCCCTAGTAATCACCATCTGACAAGATTCCTAATAGCACCTCCTCCACCCCCACCACCATTTTATAGCATTAGACCCTATCATgaggaaatttttataaactCCCACCTCCATAATGTCAGCGATGAGGACGAAGGCGATCAGGAAGATGACGGCGAGTATGAGAACTCCCAGACGCTCCAACTTTTCCCGCTTCGGAGCGGAGACAGCTATGCCAATGAGAAGGAGACGGAGATGTCGGTCTCGGCCATTAATAGCTTTGTCGCCCACCCTCACCAATTCTTCGAGTTCCTTCCTTTGAAAAATTAG